GCGGGAAAAAGAAAGAATCACCATCAGCACGCTCGACAGCATGGAACTCACGACCACGCCGCTGAGGATCAACCCGTGGACGGAGGTGTCGCCATGGCGCGAGGCCAGCCGGAAGACAACGGTCAGGGTGATGATCGCCGCGGCAAAGGCCGTGAGCGGAAGCGCCAGAACCGTGTGGCTCGCCAGTCCCAGCGTGATCGCCAGCGTCGCCCCCACCGCGCCGCCGCTGCTCACGCCCAAGACGTAGGGATCGGCCAGGGGATTGCGCAACACCGCCTGCAGCACCGCGCCAGCGCATGACAGCGCCGCTCCGACGACAAGAGCGGCGGCAACCCGGCCGATGCGGATCTGCAGCAAGACCCGATCCAGTTCCGTCGCCGTCGCGGGCCAAAAAAACCCGTTCTGGCCGGTCATCACCGCCAGCGCGGGGATCAGCAGGCAAAGAACCAGACCGATAACCATCCAACGGGGTTGTGTGATCACGCGCGCCAGGCACTCCCAGCCAACGGACGCGGGAACAGCCCGCTCCGCCGACACAGGCAAACGGTAGCATGCCCCGCGTGAACCGTCAACCCAACGAGAATCCGCGTTCAAATTCTGACTTCTTGATTCTGACTTCTGGCTCCTGTGAAATTTCTACACCGTTGAATCGCACCCGCCCCGATTTTTCGCCCCTCTTTTGCCTTGCGAAACCGCGCGCGCCGTGTCAAACTACCCCGGCTTGCATATCAAGCAAGCGCGCCCCGCCAGTCTGTCGCGCACGCAACGCTGGATGGCGACAGGCTGGAACATCGGATCGCTCCGTAATTGACTCGTTTTCACCGCCGCAGAACCCCTGCCAACAACAAAGGACCCAGACTATGAGGACGATGCGCTCAGCCCTGTTTGTGATCGGTCTGCTCACCAGCATCGTGTTGCTGACAGGATGCGGCAAGCCGCGCGAAGGCATCACCCTGGCGGGGTCGACCGCATTCCAGCCCTTTGCCGAGAAACTGGCCGACCACTATATGGCCGCGCACCCCGATGTCGCGATCACGATTCAGGGCGGCGGCTCGGCGCTGGGCATCCAGTCGGCCCTTTCGGGCGCGGCGCAGATCGGCATGGCCGACCTCGTGAAGCTTCCCAAGGAGGCCGACGCCCTGAAAAGCATTGTGGTGGCGCGCGACGGCATCGCCGTGGTGGTCAACCCGGCGAACACCCTGACGGGGCTGACCTTGGAACAGGTGCGCGGTATTTTTGCCGGGACAATCAGGAATTGGAATGAGGTTGGCGGGGCGGACCACACGATCGCGGTGATCTCGCGCGAGGCGGGCTCGGGCACGCGCTCGTCCTTCGAGCAGATTATCGGCGGCGTGACGCTGACGGCGGATGCGCTCATTCAAGATTCGAACGGGACCATCCGCGAGACCGTGGCCAACGACGCCAATGCGGTCGGCTATCTTTCACACGGTCTGATCAACGAGAAGATCAAGCCGGTCACGGTGGATGGCTTCTCCTGTGGGGAGCAGGACATCCAGTCGGGCGACTACAAGCTGGTTCGTCCGGTGTTCCTGGTCTATCGGTCCGACGCGCGTCCGGCGTGCCAGGCATTTCTGGACTACTTGCTCACGGCGGAGGCCCAGGATCTGCTGCACCAGAACGGCCTGATCCGGGCAAACTGAGTCACACGTCGTCCCTGTCCCTGAAGGCTCATGAAATTCAACAGTGAAACAGCGGTTAAGGGCGTGTTGACGGTGGTGGCATTCTCGGCGCTGGCCAGTCTGCTGCTGATCGCGGTCTTCATCTTTAAGGAGGGATTCCCCTTCATGCTGAAGGTGGGAATCTCTGACTTTCTGTTTTCTTCGACCTGGAACCCGCAGGCCGGACAGTACGGCATCTACCCGATGATCGTGGCCTCCCTGTACGTGACGCTGGGCGCGATGCTGATCGGCGCGCCACTGGGGGTCGCGGGCGCGATCTTTCTGAACGAATTCGTGCCCCCACCGGTCATGCGGGTCATCAAGCCGACCATCGAGCTGCTGGCCGGCATCCCGTCGGTGGTGTTCGGGTTTCTGGGCGTGATGGTGCTGGCGCCATTCATCCGGGAACATTTCGGCGGCCCGGGGCTTTCGCTTCTGGCGGCGGCGGTGATCCTCGGGATCATGGTGCTGCCCACGGTCATCAGCATCTCCTCAGACGCCATCGGCGCGGTGCCGAACTCCTATCGCGAGGGGGCGCTGGCGCTCGGCGCGACGCGCTGGCAGAGCGTGCATATGGTGACGGTCAAGGCGGCCCGTTCGGGAATCATTGCCAGCATCATTCTGGCCATGGGCCGGGCTTTGGGCGAGACCATGGCGGTCATCATGGTCGCGGGCAACACGGTGAAGGTGCCTCACGCAGTCACCGACCCGGTGCGGACACTGACGGCGAACATCGCGTTGGAAATGGCGAACGCCACCGGAATGGCGCGTGAGGCGCTGTTCGCGACGGGCGTCGTGCTGTTCGTGGTGATTATGATTCTGAACAGCATCGCGCGTGCGACGCTCAAGAGGCGGGGGGCTAACAAATGAGAGTCTCCCCGAAGGTCACGCAGGCTCTGGCGGTCACGATTCTGGGCGCGGCCACGCTGCTGACGCTGGTGATCCTGGTGTTCGTGATCGTGTTCGTGCTCAGCAAGGGCCTGCCGGGCGTCAGCTTGGACTTCCTGTTCTCATCCCCTCAAGACATGGGGAAATCCGGCGGCATCTTCCCGACGCTGGTGGGGACGTTCCTGTTGCCGCTGCTGGCGATCACCATCGCCCTTCCGCTGGGCTTGGGCACGGCGGTGTATCTGACGGAATACACCCAGGAAACCCGGTTCACGCGAACGCTGCGGTTCGGCACGGACTGTCTGGCGGGCATCCCCTCCATCATCTTCGGCCTGTTCGGCTTCATCTTCTTCGTGGTCAAGCTGAAGATGGGATGGTGCCTGCTCTCCGGCGCGCTGACGCTGGCAATCATGGTGTTGCCGACGATTCTCCGCACGTCCGAGGAGGCCATCCGCTCGGTGCCGAACGCCTACCGCGAGGTGAGCTTCTCTCTGGGGGCGACGCGGTGGGAGACGGTGCTCAAGGTCGTGCTCCCGAACGCCCTGCCCGGCATCGTCACCGGCGTGATTCTGGGGATCGGCCGCTCGATCGGCGAAACAGCGGCGGTCATCTTCACTGCGGGTTCCTCCTTGCGGATGCCGATGACGGTCTTCGATTCGGTGCGGACGATGTCGGTGCATTTCTACATTCTGGCGCGGGAGGGCATCTCGAACGAGAACGCCTATGCCACCGCCGCCGTGCTGATCCTGACCGTCCTTCTGGTGAACCTGGTGGCCTACACCCTGATGCACCGCTTCATCGCCAGGAGGTCCAAATGAGCGAGCCGTCTGCCATCAAGATCGCCACCCGCGATTTCCGGGTCTTCCATGGCAGGGAGAACACGCTGCGCGGAATCACGCTGGACATACGGCACCATCGGATCCTCGGAGTGATCGGCCCCGCCGGTTCTGGAAAAACGACGTTCCTGCGAGCGTTGAACCGGCTGAACGACCTCGTGCCGGAGATGCACGTCGAGGGACAGATGCTCCTGGACGGGGAGGACCTCTATCACCCCTCCTTCAATGTGGTCTCCCTCCGCAAGCGGGTGGGCATGCTGTTCGCGCTGCCGGTGGCGCTGCCGATGAGCATTTATGAGAACGTGGTCTACGGGCCGCGGCTGTCGGGAATCCGCAGGCGCGCGCGGCTGGACGAGATCGTCGAACGCAGCCTGAAGTCGGCTTTTCTCTGGGACGAGGTCAAAGACCGCCTGCCGATGTCCGGGCTGCGGCTTTCCGGAGGGCAGCAACAGCGGCTCTGCCTGGCGCGCGTGCTGGCGATGGAGGAGTTGGAGGTGATCCTGCTCGATGAGCCGTGTTCCGGTTTGGACCCCGTCTCGACCGCCAAGATCGAGGATGCGCTGACGGTCCTGAAAGAGAGGTACACGATTATCCTCGTGACCAACAACACCAAGCAGGCGGCGCGCGTGGCGGACGACACGGCTTTTTTTCTGATGGGCGAGCTGATCGAGTGCGGATTGACCGAGAAGATTTTCACGGTCCCGGACGATAGCCGGACCAACGAATACGTGACGGGCAGGTTCGGATGAGCAGTACAGACACAGTCATCAGCGTGCGAAATCTGGATCTTTTTTATGGCGACTTCCACG
This genomic stretch from Lentisphaerota bacterium harbors:
- a CDS encoding phosphate ABC transporter substrate-binding protein → MPRVNRQPNENPRSNSDFLILTSGSCEISTPLNRTRPDFSPLFCLAKPRAPCQTTPACISSKRAPPVCRARNAGWRQAGTSDRSVIDSFSPPQNPCQQQRTQTMRTMRSALFVIGLLTSIVLLTGCGKPREGITLAGSTAFQPFAEKLADHYMAAHPDVAITIQGGGSALGIQSALSGAAQIGMADLVKLPKEADALKSIVVARDGIAVVVNPANTLTGLTLEQVRGIFAGTIRNWNEVGGADHTIAVISREAGSGTRSSFEQIIGGVTLTADALIQDSNGTIRETVANDANAVGYLSHGLINEKIKPVTVDGFSCGEQDIQSGDYKLVRPVFLVYRSDARPACQAFLDYLLTAEAQDLLHQNGLIRAN
- the pstC gene encoding phosphate ABC transporter permease subunit PstC encodes the protein MKFNSETAVKGVLTVVAFSALASLLLIAVFIFKEGFPFMLKVGISDFLFSSTWNPQAGQYGIYPMIVASLYVTLGAMLIGAPLGVAGAIFLNEFVPPPVMRVIKPTIELLAGIPSVVFGFLGVMVLAPFIREHFGGPGLSLLAAAVILGIMVLPTVISISSDAIGAVPNSYREGALALGATRWQSVHMVTVKAARSGIIASIILAMGRALGETMAVIMVAGNTVKVPHAVTDPVRTLTANIALEMANATGMAREALFATGVVLFVVIMILNSIARATLKRRGANK
- the pstA gene encoding phosphate ABC transporter permease PstA; amino-acid sequence: MRVSPKVTQALAVTILGAATLLTLVILVFVIVFVLSKGLPGVSLDFLFSSPQDMGKSGGIFPTLVGTFLLPLLAITIALPLGLGTAVYLTEYTQETRFTRTLRFGTDCLAGIPSIIFGLFGFIFFVVKLKMGWCLLSGALTLAIMVLPTILRTSEEAIRSVPNAYREVSFSLGATRWETVLKVVLPNALPGIVTGVILGIGRSIGETAAVIFTAGSSLRMPMTVFDSVRTMSVHFYILAREGISNENAYATAAVLILTVLLVNLVAYTLMHRFIARRSK
- a CDS encoding phosphate ABC transporter ATP-binding protein, which gives rise to MSEPSAIKIATRDFRVFHGRENTLRGITLDIRHHRILGVIGPAGSGKTTFLRALNRLNDLVPEMHVEGQMLLDGEDLYHPSFNVVSLRKRVGMLFALPVALPMSIYENVVYGPRLSGIRRRARLDEIVERSLKSAFLWDEVKDRLPMSGLRLSGGQQQRLCLARVLAMEELEVILLDEPCSGLDPVSTAKIEDALTVLKERYTIILVTNNTKQAARVADDTAFFLMGELIECGLTEKIFTVPDDSRTNEYVTGRFG